The Streptomyces sp. DG1A-41 genomic sequence CCCGAGGGGTTCGTCGACTACGCGGTGGAGGTGCCGGGACAGGGGGACCGGTTCGCGCCGTATGCGCCGGTGGATCCGGAGGGGCCTGCGCTGATCGTGGCGGGGCGGGAGTTCAGCGGGGCCGAGGTCGTCGAGCGGGCTCGGGCGGAGGCGACGGAGCTGGGGTTGACCGGTCCGGGCTCGCGGATCTTGTCGGGGTTGCCGTATGACACGTGGGAGGGGTTGAACGCGGGGTTGTACGGGCCGTTGGCCACGGGGGGGTCTGTGGTGCTGTGCCGGCATCTGGAGCAGGTGGGGGACGGGGTGCTGGACAAGCGGGTCGAGAGTGAGCGGGTTACGGCTATTGCCCGGTAGGGCCTGTTTGCCGGGTGCTCGGCGTGGGGTGCTGGGGGCGGATGGGTGCGCAGCCCGGCGCGGCGGGGTGCCGCGATTTCGAGACGTGCGCCGCCCCTGGCGGCACGACTGCCCGCAGCCGAGCGGGGCCGGCGCCCGCAACTGAGCGGGACCGCACCCAGCTGTGCATCCTCCGTTCAGCCCATTCCCACCCCACCCCTGCACCCCATCCACGCCACAGTCGTAGGAGCAGTGCGCGCGCACGTTCGTACGTCGTGAGGGGTGGTCTCTGTCGTGGGCGACACCGGGAGGCTTGGGCCGGGGGCGGGGGCCTCGGCCAGTGGGCCGGGGCTGGTGCGGCGGCGTCGGCGGCGGTGGGTGCGGATCGGGGCGTTCGGGGTCGCCGGTGTCGTCGTCGCGGCCGGCGGGGCCGGATGGGCCGTGTACGCGAAGCTCAGCGGGAACATCACGCCCGACGAGGCCGCCGCCGCCGAGCTCGCGCGGTACGAGAAGGAACGGCCCACCGCGCTGGTCAAGGACGCGCGGAACATCCTGCTGATCGGTTCGGACTCGCGCGAGGGGGACGACAACGCGCGCTACGGGCGTGACTCCGGGACCGAGCGGTCGGACACCACGATCCTGCTGCACCTGTCCGCGGGCCGGAGCAGCGCCACCGCCGTCTCCCTGCCCCGGGACCTGATGGTGGACCTGCCGAGTTGCCGGCGCCCGGACGGGTCGCGCAGCGCGCCGCGGTTCGCCGCGTTCAACCGGGCCTTCGAGCTGGGCGGTTCGGCCTGCACCATCCGGACCGTCGAGAAGCTCACCGACATCCGCGTCGATCATCACGTCGTCGTCGACTTCCACGGCTTCAAGGAGATGGTCGACGCGGTCGACGGCGTGGAGGTGTGCCTGCGGGAGCCGATCGACGACCGGGCCGCCAAGCTGCGACTCCCCGCCGGGCGGGTGACCCTCGAGGGCGAGCAGGCACTCGGCTATGTCCGCGCCCGCAAGACGCTCGGCGACGGCAGTGACACGGAGCGCATGGAGCGGCAGCAACGGTTCCTCGGGGCACTCGTCAACAAGGTGCGCAGCAATGACGTCCTGCTGAATCCGGCGAAGCTGTATCCCGTGCTGGACGCCGCCACGTCATCTCTCACAACCGACCCGGATCTGGCCAGCCTTCGCGGTTTGTACGAACTCGTGCGCGGACTGCGCGACATCCCCATGGAACGCGTGCAATTCCTGACCGTTCCACGGGAGTCGTACGCGTACGACGCCAATCGCGACCAACTCGTGGAGCCCGAGGCGGAGAGGCTGTTCGAGCGGCTGCGTACGGACACACCCGTGGCGGTGGCCCGGGACGTTCCGCACGGTTCCGCCCCGCTGCGGCCCACCGATTCGCATAACGGGTCGTACGGGGATCCGCATCCGGGGCCGTTCGGGAAGCCCGCCGTCACCGTTTCTCCTCCACCGACGTTCCGGGGGAACACGGCAGCCGAGGACACCTGCGAGTAAAGCGGGCACCAATGTAACTCCAAGGCAATGAACTCTTCACCCGGGAAATGGGCGAATTGCCCAGGTGTAGGGACGTGGAATTTGTCACCGTCGTCGTTCGGCACTGAACTGGGCGGTTAGTGTGAGCGATCCGGTGCGACCGGCCCCGAGGACGGTCCTGAGGTCGCGCACTGTGTGACCGAGACCCGGGCGCCTTGGAGGGGGAGGCGCCGCGTGCCCCGACGGAGGAAACAGACAACCGTGGACGCGCAAGGCCGTGGGCGGGCGGACGATATCGATCCCGCTGACCAGTGGGTGCTCAATCCGAACACCGGCGAATACGAACTGCGACTGCCCCCTTCCCCACCGCAGTCGGGCGTCCCCGCTCCCCGCAGGCCACCGGCCTCCGACGCGGCCGCGTCGGCGCGCGGCCGTACGGAGGCGCACGGCCGGCCGCGGCCCGGGACGCCCGGCCGTGCGGTGCCGCCGCGCAGGCGCCGCGGGGCGCCGGAGGAACCGCTGCCCGGGCGGCGCGGGCGGCGGCCGGCCAAGAAGGCCGCGAAGGGGAAGAAGGTCCTGCTGTGGACCGGCGGCACGATGGCGTTCGTGCTGGTCGCCGGGGCGGGCGCCGCCTACTTCTACATCGAGCACCTGAACGACAACATCGCGTCCGTCTCCGACGACGGCGCGAGCACCGGTGGCTTCCAGAAGGACAAGGCGATCAACATTTTGCTGATCGGCACCGACAAGCGCACCGGCGCGGGCAACGACAAGTACGGCGACGCGGGCAGCGTCGGCCACGCCGACACCACGATCCTGCTGCACGTCTCCAAGGACCGTTCGAACGCGACCGCGCTGAGCATCCCCCGTGACCTGATCGTCGACGTGCCGGACTGCCCGACGACGCAGGAGGACGGCACCCAGAAGATCATCCCGGGCACGCGGCAGGTCCGTTTCAACACCAGCCTCGGCCAGGACGGCCGTACCCCCAGTTGCACCATGCGGACCGTGACCGAGCTGACCGGAGTCAAGCCGGACAACTTCATGGTCGCCGACTTCAACGCCGTCAAGACGCTGACCACCGCGGTCGGCGGGGTCGAGGTCTGCCTGGGCAAGGACATCGACGACCCGGATTCCAAGCTGAAGCTGTCGAAGGGCACGCACACGATCGAGGGCGAGCAGGCGCTGGCCTTCGTACGCACCCGGCACTCCGTCGGCTTCGGCGGCGACCTGAGCCGGATCGGGCTCCAGCAGCAGTTCCTGAGCGCGCTGATGCGCAAGCTGAAGTCCAACGACACGCTCACCAGCCCCTCGAAGATGCTCGATCTGGCCGAGGCGGGCACCAAGGCCCTGACCGTCGACTCGCAGCTGGACAGCATTGGCAAGCTCAAGGACCTCGGTCTGGAGCTGGGCAAGCTCGACACCAAGAACCTGACGTTCACCACGACCCCGGTGATAGACAACCCGGCGGAGAAGGTCAAGACCACGGTCGTACTGAACGAGTCGACGGCCCCGCAGGTCTTCGACATGATCAAGAACGATGTCTCCTTCACCGCGGTCAAGCAACAGAAGAAGAAGGAGGCGGCCGCCGTGGCCGCCCGGTTGAAGGGCAGCAAGGCCCCGGCCTCCGAGGTCCGGGTGCGGATCCTCAACGGCGGTGCCGACCCCGGCAGCGCCCAGGAGACGCTCAGCTGGCTCCAGGTCGAGGAGGGCGTGACCAAGTCGGAGAACGCCGGCAACGCGCCCGCCGAGCTGGCGAAGACCACGCTCGAGTACGCCCCCGACCAGGCCGACCAGGCCCGCCGCCTCGCCGACATCATGGGCCTGCCCGGGTCGGCGATGAAGCCGGGCGAGAGCGTGGAGAACGCCCAGGGGCTGCCCGCGATGACGCTGACCCTCGGCAAGGACTTCAAGGGTGCGGGCACCTCCCTCACCGCTCCGTCGAAGGCGCCGGAGGGTGTCCAGAAGTCCACGGCGGACAAGGTCGAGTGCGCCGAATGACCTGACGGGCCTGCCGTACGTCTCACAGGGCGTACGACAGGCCTGTCCGGTGACGCGGGGGTGGAGAAGAGCAGATGGCACAGAGCAGCAGTGTGTACGGGGAGGGGACCAGGCCGGGTGCCGTCCCGAGCGAGCCGGGCCCGGGCAGATCCACCGGGCCGGGCGACGGGGACGGCCGGGGAGGCCGCCGGCCCGGCCGGGGCCGCCGCTTCCTGCGCTGGTCGGCGACCTCCCTTTCCGTGGTGATCCTCGCGACCGCCGGCGCCGGCTACCTCTACTACGAGCACCTGAACGGCAACATCGAGAAGGGCCGGCGAAGCAGCGGCGACTCCAAGGCGCGCAAGTCCGCCCCGAACGCGGCCGGGCAGACGCCCCTGAACATCCTGCTGGTCGGCTCCGACAGCCGGAACTCCGACGAGAACGTGAAGCTGGGCGGCGCCCGGAAGGACCGCGGGAATCCGCCGCTGGGCGACGTGCAGATGCTCATCCACCTGGCCGCGGACCGCAGGAGCGCCTCCGTGGTGAGCATTCCGCGCGACACCCGGGTCGACATACCCGAGTGCACCGACCCGAAGACCGGGCGGACGTTCCCGCCGGCCAACACGATCATCAACGCCTCGCTGGCCCGTGGCGGAGCAGGCTGCACGCTCGCGACCTGGGAGAACCTCACCGGCGTCTACATCGACCACTGGATGACGATCGACTTCGCGGGCGTGGTGAAGATGGCGGACGCCATCGGCGGGGTCGAGGTGTGCGTGCGGCAGAACGTGTGGGACCGCCCGCTGCCCGGCGTACCCGGCGGCTCGGGTCTGAAGCTGGCCGCCGGCCGGAAGAAGGTCCAGGGCGAGCAGGCGCTCCAGTGGCTGCGCACTCGGCACGCGTGGGGCAGCGACCCGCTGCGGGCCAGGGCCCAGCACATGTACATGAACTCGATGATCCGCACGCTCAAGGCGCAGAACGTCTTCACCGACACCGGCCGGCTGACGGATCTGGCCGAGGCGGCCACCAGGTCGCTGCACGTGTCCGAGGAGCTCGGCACGGTGAAGAAGCTGTACGACCTGGGCATGCAGTTGAAGACGGTGCCGACGGACCGCATCACCATGACGACGCTGCCCACGGCCGAGGATCCGCAGGACCGCAACCACCTGGTCCCGGCCGGCGCCGACGCCGACCGGATGTGGGCCATGATCCGCGACGACGTACCCTTCGACGGCAAGGGCGCGAAGAGAACCTCCAAGGCCCCCAAGGCATCCAAGACGCCCGAGACGTCCAAGGATCCCGCCGCGGCGGACGACGCGATCGGCGTCCTGGTGCAGAACGCCACGCGCTCCAGCACCCTCGGTCCGGTGAGCGGGCGCGCGGGCGCCATCGCGCGGCTGCTCACGGGGAAGGGCTTCACCCAGGCCGCCGCCGACACCACGGGCGCGCTGTCCGAGGAGCGGACCGTGGTGCGCTACCCGAGCGCCGACCTGGCGGGCGACGCGCAGCGTGTCGCCAAGTCGCTGGGGATTCCGGCGAGTTCGGTGCGGCGGTCGACCGATGTCTCCGGCGTCACGGTCGTCGTGGGCGCCGACTGGCGTACGGGCACGGCCTATCCGAAGCAGCCGGCTCCGAAAACCGGGAAGTTGCCCGGCGACGCGGACGCCCTCAACGGCTCGGACGCCGGGCAGTGCATGGACGTGTACGCGCCCTACCGCTGGTAGCGACCGGGGGAACAACCCGCACACCGGTCGACGACTTCCTTCCGCTTCCTCACATGGAATTGGGCTGGATTGCCCAAATGTAGGGACGCCGAATTTGTCATTCAGCGCACACCGACGTTCAACTGGGCGGATAGTGTGAGCGATCCAGTGCTTCTGTGATGACAAGTACCCGTGCGCCTTCCGGGGGAGAAGGCGCCGCGTGCCCCGACGGAGGAAACAGACAACCGTGGACGCGCAACGCCGTGGGCGGGGGGACCAGATCGATCCCGCAGACCAGTGGGTACTCAATCCGAACACCGGCGAATACGAACTGCGACTGACTCCATCCGCAGCGCAGTCGCCGGTGCCCGGGGCACGCGGTTCCACTCCCCCGACGGGGGCGGGCGGCCGTACGGCGGGACCGCGCAAGGCGGCTCCCCGGAACGGGGCTTCCCGTGAGGGCGCCACCCGCACCGATGTTCCGCCCCAGCGCCGGCGGCGCGGTGCGCCCGGGGAGCCGCCGCCGGGGAGGCGCGGTGGGCGCCGGCCGGTGCAGCGGAAGCCGAAGAAGGCGAAGAAGGCGCTCGTGTGGACCGGCGGCACGATGGCGTTCGTGCTGGTCGGGGTCGGCGCGGCCGGCGACTTCTACCTTCAGCACCTGGAGGGCAACGTCGCGACGACCGACGTCGGCAGCGCGGGCGCCAGCAACTTCAGCAAGGACGAGGCCTTCAGCATCCTCATCATCGGCACGGACAAACGCACCGGTGAGGGCAACGAGGGTTACGGCGACAAGGGCAGCTCCGGGCACGCCGACACCACGATCCTGCTGCACGTCGCCAAGGACCGCTCCAACGCGACCGCGCTCAGCATCCCCCGGGACCTGATCGTGAACATCCCCGACTGCCCGACGAAGCTGGAGGACGGCTCGGAGAAGATCGTCCCGGGCCAACAGGGAGTCCGCTTCAACCGGAGCCTCGGGGAGAGCGGCCGGGACCCGGGCTGCACGATGCGCACGGTGAAGGAGAACACCGGCATCCAGGTCGACCACTTCATGATGGCCGACTTCAACGCGGTGAAGACCCTGACGACGGCGGTGGACGGGGTCGACGTCTGTGTGGAGAAGCCGGTCAACGACAAGGAGTCCAAACTCGTCCTGCCCGCGGGCGAGTCGAAGGTCGAGGGCGAGCAGGCTCTCGCGTTCGTCCGTACGCGCAAGAGCTTCGGCAACAGCGGCGACCTGGACCGGATCAAGGTACAGCAGCAGTTTCTGGGCTCGCTCATGCGCAAGATGTCCTCCAGTGACACCCTCACCAGCCCCTCGAAGCTGCTGAAGCTGGCCGAGGCCGCCACCAAGGCGCTCACCGTGGACAAGGCCATCGGCAACGTCGGCACGCTCAAGGACATCGCCCTGGAGCTGAAGAAGGTGCCGACCAAGAACATCGCCTTCACGACCGTCCCGGTGAAGGACAACCCGGCGGAGACGGTGAAGGCGACGGTCGTCCTCGACGAGTCGCAGGCTCCCCAGGTGTTCGACATGATCCAGAACGACGTCTCGTTCACCGAGGTCAAGCAGCAGAAGAAGAGGGAGAAGGACGCCGAGGCCGCGCGGCTGAAGGGCACCAAGGCACCGGCCTCCGAGGTCCGGGTCCGGGTCCTCAACGGCAGTGCCGTCTCCGGTGCCGCGCAGAAGACCCTCCAGCACCTCCAGGTCGAGGAGGGCGTGACCAAGTCCGAGAACGGCGGGAACGCGCCCGCCGAGCTGGCGAAGACCACGCTCGAGTACGCCCCCGACCAGGCCGACCAGGCCCGCCGCCTCGCCGACATCATGGGGCTGTCCGGGTCGGCCCTGCAGCCCGGCGAGAGCGTGACCAACTCCCAGGGCCTGCCCGCCATGACCCTGACCCTCGGCAAGGACTTCAAAGGCGCCGGCGTGAAGCTCAACGCCCCGGTCGAGGCGGCGGACGTGGAGAAGTCCACCGCCGACAAGGTGAAGTGCGCGAGTTGACCCGCTGAGGGCAACTGACAGGCCCGTCGTGCGTCTAACAGGGGGCAGGACGGGCCTGTTGCATGCTCGGGGGCGGGAAGGACCGAGGAAGTGACGCAGAGCGGTGTGCGGGAGAACAAGACGCGGCAGGGCGTCCGCCGGGAACCGGGCCCGGGTGAGAGCAAGTCGGCGACGGGTGGCGCCCCCGGCGGCGAGGGCCGGCCCCTGCGTACCCGGCGGCTGCTGAGGTGGTCCGCCGCCGTGCTCGCCGTCCTCATACTGGGGACGGCCGGAGCCGGATACCTCTACTACCGCCACCTGAACGGCAACATCAAGAAGGACGAGCTGAACCTCGGCGACAACAAGGTCGCCGCCCCGACGCCGAACGCCGCCGGGCAGACCCCGCTGAACATCCTGCTCATCGGGTCGGACGCGCGGGACACCGAGGAGAATCAGAAACTCGGCGGCGCCCGTGAGACGTTCGGCGCCGCGCCGCTGGCGGACGTGCAGATGCTGCTGCACCTGTCCGCCGACCGCACCAACATGTCGGTCATCAGCATGCCCCGCGACACGCTCGTGAAGATCCCGAAGTGCACCGACCCGGACGACGGGAAGGTGTACCCGGCGACCCAGGGGCGGACGATGACCAACCAGAGCCTCGGGCACGGCGGCCCGGGCTGCACCGTGGCCACCTGGCAGGAGCTCACCGGCATCCACATCGACCACTTCGTCATGGTCGACTTCGCGGGCGTGGTGTCGATGGCCGACGCCGTCGGCGGTGTCCCGGTGTGCGTCGACGCGAACATCCACTCCCGCACCTCCGACGGCAAGGGCTCGGGTCTGAAACTGGAGAAGGGCACCTCGTACATCCAGGGCGAGCAAGCCCTCCAGTGGCTGCGCACCCGCTACGGCTTCGAGGACGGCAGCGACCTGGCCCGCGCCAAGGCCCAGCACATGTACATGAACGCGATGGTCCGCCAGCTGCGCGAGAACGCCACCCTCAGCAGCCCCAACAAGCTCCGCCGACTGGCCGAGGAGGCCACCCGGGCGTTGACGGTCGACCCCGGCCTCGACACCGTCAAGAAGCTTTACGACCTCAGCGACGAGCTGCGCAAGGTGGAGCCGGAGCGCATCACCATGACCACCATGCCCAACCGGTACGTGGGCGCCCGCGTGGAGCCCACCGAGGACGCCGAGCAGCTGTTCCGGCTGGTGCGGGAGGACATCGCGCTGGACGGCAAGGACAGGGACCGGAAGAAGGCGGCGGAGAAGGCCTCCTCCGACCCGGCCGCGGCCGACGGCGAGATCCCCGTCCAGGTCCGCAACGGCACCCGGACCGACACCCTGGCCGCGGCACGCGGGCGCGCGAGCACCGTGGCCGGGCTGCTGACGGAGCAGGGCTTCGCCCAGGCCGTCGCCGACACCAACGGCTCGTGGAGCGAGGAGCGGACCGTCGTCCGCTACCCGAGCACCGACCTGGAGGGAGACGCCCAGCGGGTCGCCAAGGCCCTGGGAATTCCTCTGAGTTCGGTGCAGCGGTCGACCGACGTCTCCGGCGTCACGCTCGTCGTGGGCGCCGACTGGCGGGAGGGCACGGACTACAAGGCGCCGAAGCGGAACGACGAGACCCCGAAGTCGGCCGACGCGCTCAACGGCGCGGACGACAAGGCCTGTATGCACGTGAACCCGGGCTTCACCTGGTGACGGAAACGGGCCCCTCCCGAGAGGGAGGGGCCCGGACGCGTGCGGTGTGCGTCAGCCCGTGGTCGCGTCCGCGTCCGCCCGGACCGCCGGACGCCGGGACGCGATGACCTTCTTCGCCAGCGACCGCGGGCTGGTCAGGAAGCCCCAGCCCCACGACATGTGCATGGTGGCGAGCGCCACGGGGATCTGGAGCCGCGCCTTCAGCGGCAGCCCCTTGCCCGCCGGGACCGAGCCGAGCAGGATCGCCGCGAGATAGCCGCCGGGCACCACGAAACCCCACGGCGTCAGCAGCGCCCCCACCAGGATCCCGGCCGCGATCGCGCACACGGCGGTCGGCGGGGCGAGGTAGCGCAGGTTGATCGAGCCCTCGTGGTAGCGGGCGACGACGTGCCGCCAGCGGCCGTAGTCCTTGTACTGCTTGGCGAGCGCCTTCACGCTCGGCCGCGGCCGGTACGACACCTTCAGCTCGGGCGAGAACCAGATCAGCCCGCCGGCCTCGCGGATCCGGAAGTTCAGCTCCCAGTCCTGGGCGCGGATGAACTCCACGTTGTAGCCGCCCTGCCGCTCCAGCGCCTCGCGCCGGAAGACGCCGAGGTAGACGGTCTCGGCCGGGCCCGCCTGGCCGCCCGTGTGGAAGGCGGCGTTGCCGACACCTATCTTCGAGGTCATCGCGGCCGCGACGGCGCGCTCCCAGTCGTTCTCGCCCTCGGCGTGCATGATGCCGCCGACGTTCTGCGCGCCGGTCTCCTCCAAGAGCCGTACGGCGGTGGCGATGTAGTCGGGCGAGAGCATGCCGTGCCCGTCGACGCGGACGACGATCGGGTGGCGTGAGGCGT encodes the following:
- a CDS encoding LCP family protein; amino-acid sequence: MGDTGRLGPGAGASASGPGLVRRRRRRWVRIGAFGVAGVVVAAGGAGWAVYAKLSGNITPDEAAAAELARYEKERPTALVKDARNILLIGSDSREGDDNARYGRDSGTERSDTTILLHLSAGRSSATAVSLPRDLMVDLPSCRRPDGSRSAPRFAAFNRAFELGGSACTIRTVEKLTDIRVDHHVVVDFHGFKEMVDAVDGVEVCLREPIDDRAAKLRLPAGRVTLEGEQALGYVRARKTLGDGSDTERMERQQRFLGALVNKVRSNDVLLNPAKLYPVLDAATSSLTTDPDLASLRGLYELVRGLRDIPMERVQFLTVPRESYAYDANRDQLVEPEAERLFERLRTDTPVAVARDVPHGSAPLRPTDSHNGSYGDPHPGPFGKPAVTVSPPPTFRGNTAAEDTCE
- a CDS encoding LCP family protein; the encoded protein is MDAQGRGRADDIDPADQWVLNPNTGEYELRLPPSPPQSGVPAPRRPPASDAAASARGRTEAHGRPRPGTPGRAVPPRRRRGAPEEPLPGRRGRRPAKKAAKGKKVLLWTGGTMAFVLVAGAGAAYFYIEHLNDNIASVSDDGASTGGFQKDKAINILLIGTDKRTGAGNDKYGDAGSVGHADTTILLHVSKDRSNATALSIPRDLIVDVPDCPTTQEDGTQKIIPGTRQVRFNTSLGQDGRTPSCTMRTVTELTGVKPDNFMVADFNAVKTLTTAVGGVEVCLGKDIDDPDSKLKLSKGTHTIEGEQALAFVRTRHSVGFGGDLSRIGLQQQFLSALMRKLKSNDTLTSPSKMLDLAEAGTKALTVDSQLDSIGKLKDLGLELGKLDTKNLTFTTTPVIDNPAEKVKTTVVLNESTAPQVFDMIKNDVSFTAVKQQKKKEAAAVAARLKGSKAPASEVRVRILNGGADPGSAQETLSWLQVEEGVTKSENAGNAPAELAKTTLEYAPDQADQARRLADIMGLPGSAMKPGESVENAQGLPAMTLTLGKDFKGAGTSLTAPSKAPEGVQKSTADKVECAE
- a CDS encoding LCP family protein; this translates as MAQSSSVYGEGTRPGAVPSEPGPGRSTGPGDGDGRGGRRPGRGRRFLRWSATSLSVVILATAGAGYLYYEHLNGNIEKGRRSSGDSKARKSAPNAAGQTPLNILLVGSDSRNSDENVKLGGARKDRGNPPLGDVQMLIHLAADRRSASVVSIPRDTRVDIPECTDPKTGRTFPPANTIINASLARGGAGCTLATWENLTGVYIDHWMTIDFAGVVKMADAIGGVEVCVRQNVWDRPLPGVPGGSGLKLAAGRKKVQGEQALQWLRTRHAWGSDPLRARAQHMYMNSMIRTLKAQNVFTDTGRLTDLAEAATRSLHVSEELGTVKKLYDLGMQLKTVPTDRITMTTLPTAEDPQDRNHLVPAGADADRMWAMIRDDVPFDGKGAKRTSKAPKASKTPETSKDPAAADDAIGVLVQNATRSSTLGPVSGRAGAIARLLTGKGFTQAAADTTGALSEERTVVRYPSADLAGDAQRVAKSLGIPASSVRRSTDVSGVTVVVGADWRTGTAYPKQPAPKTGKLPGDADALNGSDAGQCMDVYAPYRW
- a CDS encoding LCP family protein, encoding MDAQRRGRGDQIDPADQWVLNPNTGEYELRLTPSAAQSPVPGARGSTPPTGAGGRTAGPRKAAPRNGASREGATRTDVPPQRRRRGAPGEPPPGRRGGRRPVQRKPKKAKKALVWTGGTMAFVLVGVGAAGDFYLQHLEGNVATTDVGSAGASNFSKDEAFSILIIGTDKRTGEGNEGYGDKGSSGHADTTILLHVAKDRSNATALSIPRDLIVNIPDCPTKLEDGSEKIVPGQQGVRFNRSLGESGRDPGCTMRTVKENTGIQVDHFMMADFNAVKTLTTAVDGVDVCVEKPVNDKESKLVLPAGESKVEGEQALAFVRTRKSFGNSGDLDRIKVQQQFLGSLMRKMSSSDTLTSPSKLLKLAEAATKALTVDKAIGNVGTLKDIALELKKVPTKNIAFTTVPVKDNPAETVKATVVLDESQAPQVFDMIQNDVSFTEVKQQKKREKDAEAARLKGTKAPASEVRVRVLNGSAVSGAAQKTLQHLQVEEGVTKSENGGNAPAELAKTTLEYAPDQADQARRLADIMGLSGSALQPGESVTNSQGLPAMTLTLGKDFKGAGVKLNAPVEAADVEKSTADKVKCAS
- a CDS encoding LCP family protein translates to MRTRRLLRWSAAVLAVLILGTAGAGYLYYRHLNGNIKKDELNLGDNKVAAPTPNAAGQTPLNILLIGSDARDTEENQKLGGARETFGAAPLADVQMLLHLSADRTNMSVISMPRDTLVKIPKCTDPDDGKVYPATQGRTMTNQSLGHGGPGCTVATWQELTGIHIDHFVMVDFAGVVSMADAVGGVPVCVDANIHSRTSDGKGSGLKLEKGTSYIQGEQALQWLRTRYGFEDGSDLARAKAQHMYMNAMVRQLRENATLSSPNKLRRLAEEATRALTVDPGLDTVKKLYDLSDELRKVEPERITMTTMPNRYVGARVEPTEDAEQLFRLVREDIALDGKDRDRKKAAEKASSDPAAADGEIPVQVRNGTRTDTLAAARGRASTVAGLLTEQGFAQAVADTNGSWSEERTVVRYPSTDLEGDAQRVAKALGIPLSSVQRSTDVSGVTLVVGADWREGTDYKAPKRNDETPKSADALNGADDKACMHVNPGFTW
- a CDS encoding glycosyltransferase family 2 protein, whose product is MNANPDVRLPAVSVIMPVLNEERHLRGAVQAILAQEYAGEMEVVIALGPSTDRTDEIAAELVAETASSKSKRVHTVPNPTGRTPAALNAAINASRHPIVVRVDGHGMLSPDYIATAVRLLEETGAQNVGGIMHAEGENDWERAVAAAMTSKIGVGNAAFHTGGQAGPAETVYLGVFRREALERQGGYNVEFIRAQDWELNFRIREAGGLIWFSPELKVSYRPRPSVKALAKQYKDYGRWRHVVARYHEGSINLRYLAPPTAVCAIAAGILVGALLTPWGFVVPGGYLAAILLGSVPAGKGLPLKARLQIPVALATMHMSWGWGFLTSPRSLAKKVIASRRPAVRADADATTG